One Saccharopolyspora erythraea NRRL 2338 genomic region harbors:
- a CDS encoding TIGR02569 family protein: protein MTATPEPPPPHVRAAFGARVEEPELLDGAVAWRCGDVVLKPAANTAEAAWVAQTLDVLEADDVRVSRPVRSTDGRWVVAGWSASRDLAGRPEPRHDEVVAMSLRLHAASRFLARPRFLATRQDIYALADRMAWGEEEYPLQSDKGGRLYDVLAASRRKVELRPQVVHGDLFGNVLFAGNAPPGIIDFSPYWRPAEWASAVVVIDALAWGGSDPAIVERWSHLSEWPQALLRALLFRLAVHALHPRSTTASLGGLEHASQMVLEVL from the coding sequence GTGACTGCTACGCCGGAGCCGCCCCCGCCGCACGTGCGCGCGGCGTTCGGTGCGCGCGTCGAGGAACCCGAGCTGCTCGACGGAGCGGTCGCCTGGCGTTGCGGCGACGTCGTGCTCAAGCCCGCCGCGAACACCGCCGAGGCCGCGTGGGTCGCCCAGACCCTCGACGTGCTGGAAGCCGACGACGTCCGGGTTTCCCGCCCCGTCCGCTCCACCGACGGCCGTTGGGTCGTCGCGGGCTGGTCGGCGAGCCGGGACCTTGCGGGCCGCCCGGAGCCCCGCCACGACGAGGTCGTGGCGATGTCGCTGCGGCTGCACGCGGCGAGCCGGTTCCTCGCCAGGCCGCGGTTCCTGGCCACGCGCCAGGACATCTACGCGCTGGCCGACCGGATGGCCTGGGGCGAGGAGGAGTACCCGCTGCAGTCCGACAAGGGCGGCAGGCTCTACGACGTGCTCGCGGCGTCCCGCCGCAAGGTGGAGCTGCGCCCGCAGGTGGTGCACGGCGACCTGTTCGGCAACGTGCTCTTCGCGGGCAACGCGCCGCCCGGCATCATCGACTTCTCCCCGTACTGGCGTCCCGCCGAGTGGGCCTCGGCGGTCGTGGTGATCGACGCCCTGGCCTGGGGCGGCTCGGACCCGGCGATCGTCGAGCGCTGGTCGCACCTCTCGGAGTGGCCGCAGGCGCTGCTGCGCGCCCTGCTGTTCCGGCTGGCCGTCCACGCGCTGCACCCGCGGTCCACGACGGCTTCGCTCGGCGGTCTCGAGCACGCCTCCCAGATGGTCCTCGAAGTGCTCTGA
- a CDS encoding M48 family metallopeptidase gives MGPSSRGDERSLAFLLPSGTLLRFVVLLLCVITTTTRTADSYVLAKLAREWGGGGPGCLQVWWQYSRAIWGVEGATVRELLDGHFGCFFAPNPLPLPTPLFVLLILLVLVLVQYFLAPVLRIRRRRLVRLRLDSIPGLDRTLRECCALAGVRVVFLLDVLNPRVGGVAFGLPGRRYVALNRGLLVLAGNDPESFRAIVLHELAHVRNRDIDLTTLTLAVWRSFVFGVLVPVGVLLLFDDDFADGYDPWLTVWQLVLTSGIALLVRNSVLRSREHHADLRSVHWAGSAAGLLGVLDRKDHDRWAHRWLRLHPSPAQRRDAVNGWHPLLRSTAGEFLALGLVAGLGWPTVLQQLALPELLAEEVRYAGWQLAALTVPVGLVLAFAVWRSVLFARMSRGRSRGTALGTAFAAGLVLGVVVTPVHSALGIFPLALEWELELLWCFAVVGGCWLTTGWIALTAAAWARVTRAPLAPVAAVLGAAFGAALLTSWLAPLLRARLPLQTAETPAPALVHRALVDLGALLDPATALGRYLLAASVIVVGFPLLGFVTGLGLRAAARNR, from the coding sequence ATGGGGCCGAGTAGCCGGGGCGACGAGAGGTCGCTGGCTTTCCTGCTGCCCTCGGGCACGTTGCTGCGGTTCGTCGTGTTGCTGCTGTGCGTCATCACGACGACGACCCGGACCGCCGACTCCTACGTCCTGGCCAAGCTGGCCCGCGAATGGGGCGGCGGCGGACCGGGCTGTCTCCAGGTCTGGTGGCAGTACAGCCGGGCCATCTGGGGAGTGGAGGGTGCCACGGTCCGGGAGCTCTTGGACGGGCACTTCGGGTGCTTCTTCGCGCCGAACCCGCTGCCGCTGCCGACTCCGCTGTTCGTGCTGCTGATCCTCCTGGTTCTGGTGCTCGTCCAGTATTTCCTCGCCCCGGTGCTGCGGATCCGCCGCCGCCGGCTGGTGCGCCTGCGGCTGGATTCGATCCCCGGCCTGGACCGAACGCTGCGGGAGTGCTGCGCGCTGGCCGGTGTGCGGGTCGTCTTCCTGCTGGACGTGCTGAATCCGCGCGTCGGCGGCGTCGCCTTCGGCCTGCCCGGACGCCGGTACGTGGCGCTCAACCGCGGCCTGCTGGTGCTCGCCGGTAATGATCCGGAGTCCTTCCGCGCGATCGTGCTCCACGAGCTCGCCCACGTCCGCAACCGCGACATCGACCTCACCACGCTGACCCTCGCCGTGTGGCGGTCGTTCGTCTTCGGCGTGCTGGTGCCGGTCGGGGTGCTGCTGCTGTTCGACGACGACTTCGCAGACGGCTACGACCCGTGGCTCACCGTCTGGCAGCTTGTGCTGACCTCGGGAATCGCCCTGCTCGTGCGCAACTCCGTGCTCCGCAGCCGCGAACACCACGCGGACCTGCGTTCGGTGCACTGGGCGGGCAGCGCGGCCGGACTGCTCGGTGTGCTCGATCGCAAGGACCACGACCGGTGGGCGCACCGGTGGCTGCGCCTGCACCCGAGCCCGGCCCAGCGCAGGGACGCGGTCAACGGATGGCATCCGCTGCTGAGGTCCACCGCGGGCGAGTTCCTGGCGCTCGGACTGGTCGCGGGGCTGGGCTGGCCGACCGTGCTCCAGCAGCTCGCCCTGCCGGAGCTGTTGGCCGAGGAGGTGCGGTACGCGGGCTGGCAGCTCGCCGCGCTCACCGTCCCCGTCGGCCTCGTGCTCGCGTTCGCCGTGTGGCGGTCGGTGCTGTTCGCCCGGATGAGTCGCGGGAGGAGCCGGGGCACCGCGCTCGGCACGGCGTTCGCGGCGGGGCTGGTTCTCGGTGTCGTGGTCACACCGGTGCACTCGGCGCTCGGCATCTTCCCGTTGGCCCTGGAATGGGAGCTGGAACTGCTGTGGTGCTTCGCGGTGGTCGGCGGATGCTGGCTGACGACGGGGTGGATCGCGCTGACCGCGGCGGCGTGGGCGAGGGTCACGCGGGCACCACTGGCCCCGGTGGCCGCAGTGCTCGGCGCCGCGTTCGGAGCCGCCCTGCTGACGAGCTGGCTGGCGCCGTTGCTGCGTGCGCGGCTTCCGCTCCAGACCGCCGAGACCCCTGCGCCGGCGCTGGTGCACCGGGCGCTCGTGGACCTTGGCGCGCTGCTCGATCCGGCCACCGCTCTCGGGCGGTATCTGCTCGCCGCCTCGGTGATCGTTGTGGGGTTCCCGCTGCTGGGGTTCGTGACCGGCCTGGGGCTCCGGGCGGCGGCGAGGAACCGGTGA
- a CDS encoding uroporphyrinogen-III synthase, which yields MHDEQQPLTGFTVGVTAERKAEEIGGLLSRRGARVLYGAAMHTVPLPEDGELASATSEVLSAPVDIAIAITGVGFRGWLEAAEANGVRDRLVEHLRSATLLARGAKAKGAIRGAGLLEEWTSPAEESAEVLDHLLARGVSGARIVLQVHGDPMLRFQSELRDAGAEVVPVTVYRWTDPLDLPALDDLIDAVLAGEVDALPFTSAPAATNLLNRADRTGRGGRFRELLREKVLIACVGPVTAAPIAAAGLPYVMPDRARTGALVRLVAEELPKLGR from the coding sequence GTGCATGACGAGCAACAACCCCTGACCGGCTTCACCGTGGGGGTCACCGCGGAACGCAAGGCCGAGGAGATCGGCGGGCTGCTGTCCCGCCGCGGTGCCCGCGTCCTGTACGGGGCCGCCATGCACACGGTGCCGCTGCCCGAGGACGGCGAGCTCGCCTCGGCCACCAGCGAGGTGCTGTCGGCGCCGGTCGACATCGCGATCGCCATCACCGGCGTCGGTTTCCGGGGCTGGCTGGAGGCCGCCGAGGCCAACGGCGTGCGCGACCGGCTCGTCGAGCACCTGCGGTCGGCGACGCTGCTGGCGCGCGGGGCCAAGGCCAAGGGCGCGATCCGCGGCGCCGGGCTGCTCGAGGAGTGGACGTCCCCGGCGGAGGAGTCGGCCGAGGTGCTCGACCACCTGCTGGCCCGGGGCGTCTCGGGCGCCCGGATCGTCCTGCAGGTCCACGGCGACCCGATGCTGCGCTTCCAGTCGGAGCTGCGCGACGCGGGCGCGGAGGTCGTACCGGTCACCGTGTACCGCTGGACCGACCCGCTCGACCTGCCCGCGCTGGACGACCTGATCGACGCGGTGCTGGCGGGCGAGGTCGACGCGCTGCCGTTCACCAGCGCCCCGGCCGCGACGAACCTGCTCAACCGGGCCGACCGCACCGGGCGCGGCGGGCGGTTCCGCGAGCTGCTGCGGGAGAAGGTGCTCATCGCCTGCGTCGGTCCGGTGACCGCGGCCCCGATCGCTGCCGCGGGCCTGCCCTACGTGATGCCCGACCGGGCGCGCACCGGGGCACTGGTGCGGCTGGTCGCCGAGGAACTGCCGAAGCTGGGCCGCTGA
- a CDS encoding MGMT family protein — MDEETLEQVRSVVAAIPPGKVLSYGDVAELAGLRSARLVGRIMAEDSADLPWHRVLRANGTVAEHLRSRQLELLRAEGVLADGARIDMRQYRWGG; from the coding sequence GTGGACGAGGAAACCCTGGAGCAGGTCCGGTCCGTCGTCGCCGCCATCCCGCCGGGGAAGGTGCTCTCCTACGGCGACGTCGCCGAGCTCGCCGGGCTGCGCTCGGCCAGGCTGGTGGGCCGGATCATGGCCGAGGACTCCGCCGACCTGCCGTGGCACCGGGTGCTGCGGGCCAACGGCACGGTCGCCGAGCACCTGCGCAGCAGGCAGCTCGAGCTGTTGCGCGCCGAGGGAGTGCTGGCCGACGGCGCGCGCATCGACATGCGCCAGTACCGCTGGGGCGGCTGA
- a CDS encoding chitinase has protein sequence MGKLRKNLLAWAGTGVAAACAVTMTAVPALSTPEPEAAGVVSASPYLYNGWGNPPSPTEVMNASGIKNFTLAFILADGTCNPAWDGNRPLDGQDKATIDAIRGAGGDVIPSIGGYSGSKLGEVCQDSQSLAGAYQKVIDAYGLKAIDVDIEATEFENDASQTRVLEALKIVKEANPGLRTVVTFPTLVNGPNDVGKRMIDKAARIGSDVDVWTQMPFNFGGGDMAADTITSTEGLVAHLKSAFGYDDATAYAHAGISSMNGKSDTGETVDQAAFQKMADYAGEKGLGRLSFWSVNRDRPCDGAPDACGGIDQQPWDFTKIVAGLQS, from the coding sequence GTGGGCAAGCTCAGGAAGAACCTGCTGGCATGGGCCGGAACCGGCGTGGCGGCGGCGTGCGCGGTCACCATGACCGCCGTCCCCGCGCTCAGCACCCCCGAACCCGAAGCCGCGGGCGTGGTCAGCGCCTCGCCGTACCTCTACAACGGCTGGGGCAACCCGCCGAGCCCGACCGAGGTGATGAACGCGTCCGGCATCAAGAACTTCACCCTCGCCTTCATCCTGGCCGACGGCACCTGCAACCCCGCCTGGGACGGCAACCGCCCGCTGGACGGGCAGGACAAGGCCACCATCGACGCGATCCGCGGCGCGGGCGGCGACGTCATCCCGTCCATCGGCGGCTACTCCGGCAGCAAGCTCGGCGAGGTCTGCCAGGACTCGCAGTCGCTGGCCGGGGCCTACCAGAAGGTCATCGACGCCTACGGGCTCAAGGCCATCGACGTCGACATCGAGGCGACCGAGTTCGAGAACGACGCGTCGCAGACCCGGGTCCTGGAGGCGCTGAAGATCGTCAAGGAGGCCAATCCCGGCCTGCGGACCGTCGTGACGTTCCCGACGCTGGTCAACGGCCCCAACGACGTCGGGAAGCGGATGATCGACAAGGCCGCACGGATCGGCTCGGACGTCGACGTCTGGACGCAGATGCCGTTCAACTTCGGCGGCGGGGACATGGCGGCCGACACCATCACCTCCACCGAGGGGCTGGTCGCCCACCTCAAGAGCGCGTTCGGCTACGACGACGCGACCGCCTACGCGCACGCGGGGATCTCGTCGATGAACGGCAAGAGCGACACCGGTGAGACCGTCGACCAGGCCGCGTTCCAGAAGATGGCCGACTACGCCGGGGAGAAGGGCCTCGGCCGGCTGAGCTTCTGGTCGGTCAACCGCGACCGCCCGTGCGACGGCGCCCCCGACGCCTGCGGCGGCATCGACCAGCAGCCGTGGGACTTCACCAAGATCGTGGCGGGCTTGCAGAGCTGA
- a CDS encoding ATP-dependent helicase translates to MPPASAPVLVRRAGSDRPRPVWDSAGRRVLDSDGGFLRVLGGPGTGKSTLIAEVAADRIRHGGVAPENVLVLCASRRAAARMRAEITRRLTASDDGLRTAPEPLVRTVHSYAFAVLRLQAVREQMPAPRLLNGPDQDALVRDLLQGDLEEGAPDWPERLRPALSVPGFAEELRDLLLRAAERGVGPDGLVELGRRHDRPEWVAAGRFARQYEQVTLLRGGGDAAGMDAAELVSSALLAFDTDPDLLHVERQRVRHLLVDDAQHLDPQQYWLLQRLGSTAAEFVLAGDPDQAVFTFRGADPGSVRDADPDGGNTVVLTVDHRMSKAVRAAVQRLAERLPGAGPQRRLAEPEDCPGGSVQVRLHASEAQEAAWVADQLRRAHLLDGVPWSDMAVVVRSTGLSLPVLRRALLAASVPLVLPVDDVPLAQRTAVRPLLTLLRCAGRPQALDPDSAAELLASSLGGADPLALRRLRRGLRRLELAAGGSRSSGDLLVEVLRGDDALAALDDSSAGPARKVAHLLKVAREAVDDGRSVEEVLWRVWQASGLQQRWLTVAERGGITGAQADRDLDAVVSLFEAAAQYVDRLPGADVAGFADYLTGQQIAGSSLAPSAPKENAVSVLTAHAAAGQEWEVVAIPGVQEGTWPDLRLRGSLLGVERLVDVLSGVDAADRVSATAPLLAEERRLLLVAASRARSGLLVSAVRGEDEQPSRFLDELEGVVSDPDSAERPIARPERGLVLAELVGELRQVVCDVQAPARRRERAAAQLARLADAGVPGAHPDTWYGLPPSSCQSPLVEGDEPVRVSPSTVDTLSKCPLRWMAERHGGQDTAELASVTGTLVHALVQAAADGATEEQLHRALDEAWESVDAGAPWFSRKERARVERMIESFQAWLVASRAELTQVGVERDLDLTIEGRDGGPSLRLRGRVDRLEADGEGRPVVVDVKTGKTPVSKNDAEEHPQLAVYQLAAALGAFNDGAWTEPGGARLLYVAKPEARTGAATERVQRGLDRDRVQVWLDVVHDAAASSVGPAYVASENADCPRCPARTCCPVHPAGRQVGQ, encoded by the coding sequence GTGCCTCCCGCGTCCGCACCCGTGCTCGTGCGCCGCGCCGGCTCCGACCGGCCGCGGCCGGTCTGGGACTCCGCCGGCAGGCGGGTCCTGGACAGCGACGGCGGATTCCTGCGGGTGCTGGGAGGTCCGGGGACGGGCAAGAGCACGCTGATCGCCGAGGTCGCCGCCGACCGGATCCGCCACGGCGGAGTCGCGCCGGAGAACGTGCTCGTGCTGTGCGCGAGCCGGCGGGCCGCCGCGCGGATGCGCGCCGAGATCACCCGTCGTCTGACCGCCTCCGACGACGGCCTGCGCACCGCGCCCGAGCCGCTGGTGCGCACCGTGCACTCCTACGCGTTCGCCGTGCTGCGGTTGCAGGCCGTGCGCGAGCAGATGCCCGCGCCCCGGTTGCTCAACGGTCCCGACCAGGACGCGCTGGTGCGCGATCTCCTGCAGGGCGACCTGGAAGAGGGCGCGCCGGACTGGCCGGAGCGGTTGCGCCCGGCGTTGAGCGTCCCCGGATTCGCCGAGGAGCTGCGCGACCTGCTGCTGCGCGCCGCCGAACGCGGTGTGGGGCCGGACGGACTGGTCGAGCTCGGCCGCCGCCACGACCGGCCGGAGTGGGTCGCCGCCGGACGTTTCGCGAGGCAGTACGAGCAGGTCACGCTGTTGCGCGGCGGCGGTGACGCGGCGGGCATGGACGCCGCCGAGCTGGTCTCGTCGGCGCTGCTGGCCTTCGACACCGACCCCGACCTGCTGCACGTCGAACGGCAGCGGGTGCGCCACCTGCTCGTCGACGACGCCCAGCACCTCGACCCGCAGCAGTACTGGCTGCTCCAGCGCCTCGGCTCGACGGCGGCCGAGTTCGTGCTGGCCGGCGATCCCGACCAGGCCGTCTTCACCTTCCGCGGCGCCGATCCGGGCAGCGTGCGCGACGCCGACCCCGACGGCGGCAACACCGTCGTGCTCACCGTCGACCACCGGATGTCCAAGGCGGTCCGCGCCGCCGTGCAGCGGCTGGCGGAGCGGTTGCCCGGCGCCGGGCCGCAGCGCAGGCTCGCCGAGCCCGAGGACTGCCCCGGGGGCTCGGTGCAGGTCCGGCTGCACGCGTCCGAGGCCCAGGAAGCGGCGTGGGTCGCCGACCAGCTCCGCCGCGCGCACCTGCTGGACGGCGTGCCGTGGTCGGACATGGCGGTGGTGGTGCGCTCCACCGGGCTCTCGTTGCCGGTGCTGCGCAGGGCTTTGCTGGCGGCGAGCGTGCCGCTGGTGCTGCCGGTGGACGACGTGCCGCTGGCGCAGCGCACCGCGGTCCGACCGCTGCTGACGCTGTTGCGCTGCGCGGGTCGCCCGCAGGCGCTCGACCCGGACTCCGCCGCCGAGCTGCTGGCGTCGTCGCTCGGCGGCGCCGACCCGCTCGCGCTGCGCAGGCTGCGCCGCGGCCTGCGCCGCCTGGAGCTGGCCGCGGGCGGCAGCCGCTCCAGCGGTGACCTGCTGGTGGAGGTGCTGCGCGGCGACGACGCGCTGGCAGCTCTCGACGACTCCTCGGCCGGACCGGCCCGCAAGGTCGCGCACCTGCTCAAGGTCGCGCGGGAGGCGGTCGACGACGGCAGGTCGGTCGAGGAGGTGCTGTGGCGCGTCTGGCAGGCCAGCGGCCTGCAGCAGCGCTGGCTGACCGTCGCCGAGCGCGGTGGCATCACCGGAGCGCAGGCCGACCGCGACCTCGACGCCGTGGTCTCGCTGTTCGAGGCCGCGGCGCAGTACGTCGACCGGCTCCCCGGCGCCGACGTGGCGGGCTTCGCCGACTACCTGACCGGCCAGCAGATCGCCGGCAGCTCGCTGGCGCCGTCGGCCCCGAAGGAGAACGCGGTCTCGGTGCTCACCGCGCACGCGGCCGCCGGCCAGGAGTGGGAGGTCGTGGCGATCCCCGGCGTGCAGGAGGGCACCTGGCCCGACCTGCGGTTGCGCGGTTCGCTGCTGGGCGTGGAGCGGCTGGTCGACGTGCTGTCCGGAGTGGACGCCGCCGACCGGGTCTCGGCGACCGCGCCGCTGCTGGCCGAGGAGCGCAGGCTGCTGCTGGTGGCGGCCAGCCGCGCGCGCAGCGGTCTGCTGGTCAGCGCGGTGCGCGGGGAGGACGAGCAGCCGTCCCGGTTCCTCGACGAGCTTGAGGGCGTGGTCAGCGACCCGGACTCCGCCGAGCGGCCGATCGCCCGGCCCGAGCGCGGCCTGGTGCTGGCCGAGCTGGTCGGCGAGCTGCGGCAGGTGGTCTGCGACGTGCAGGCCCCGGCCCGCCGGAGGGAGCGCGCGGCGGCGCAGCTCGCGCGGCTGGCCGACGCCGGTGTGCCCGGCGCGCACCCGGACACCTGGTACGGCCTGCCCCCGAGTTCCTGCCAGAGCCCGCTGGTGGAAGGCGACGAGCCGGTGCGGGTGTCGCCATCCACTGTGGACACGCTGTCGAAGTGCCCGTTGCGCTGGATGGCCGAGCGCCACGGCGGCCAGGACACCGCGGAACTGGCGTCGGTGACCGGCACCCTGGTGCACGCGCTGGTGCAGGCCGCCGCCGACGGCGCCACCGAGGAGCAGCTCCACCGCGCGCTGGACGAGGCGTGGGAGTCGGTCGACGCCGGGGCGCCGTGGTTCTCGCGCAAGGAGCGCGCCCGGGTCGAGCGGATGATCGAGTCCTTCCAGGCGTGGCTGGTCGCCTCGCGCGCCGAGCTGACCCAGGTCGGGGTCGAGAGGGACCTGGACCTGACCATCGAGGGACGCGACGGCGGGCCGTCGCTCCGGCTGCGCGGGCGGGTGGACCGCCTGGAGGCCGACGGCGAAGGCCGTCCCGTGGTCGTCGACGTCAAGACCGGCAAGACCCCCGTGAGCAAGAACGACGCGGAGGAGCACCCGCAGCTCGCGGTATACCAGCTCGCCGCGGCGCTGGGCGCCTTCAACGACGGCGCCTGGACCGAACCCGGCGGCGCGCGGCTGCTCTACGTGGCCAAGCCCGAGGCGCGCACCGGTGCCGCGACCGAGCGGGTCCAGCGGGGGCTGGACCGCGACCGCGTCCAGGTCTGGCTCGACGTCGTCCACGACGCGGCCGCCTCCAGCGTCGGCCCCGCCTACGTCGCCAGCGAGAACGCCGACTGCCCGCGCTGCCCGGCGCGGACCTGCTGCCCGGTGCACCCGGCCGGAAGGCAGGTCGGCCAGTGA
- a CDS encoding ATP-dependent helicase, giving the protein MIAPQRIAHALGLHPPTPEQAEVIAAPPEPALVVAGAGAGKTETMAARVVWLVANRLVTPERVLGLTFTRKAARQLADRVRARLRRLAGSGLLDEVDPSGELRSTVLAGEPTVLTYHAYAGRLVGEHGLRVPVEPGARLLTETAAWQLAHRVVSTWTEDLDTDKVPSTVTGYLLSLAGELAEHLVRPDDLRAHAEALCRTIENAPRAKRQKAELPKDLQKVVATQRLRVALLPLLAEYAQRKRREAAMDFADQMSLAAGLAAEHPEVVAGERERFGAVLLDEYQDTGHAQRVLLRSLFGQGRTMPVTSVGDPAQAIYGWRGASAANLPRFTTDFPKDSMAPARRYGLLTSFRNPPEVLRVANAVSAPLREAGLEVEELRAKDGAEAGDIRVALADDVRQERDWVADRIAAQWHAALDENGRPPTAAVLVRRRADMADLAAALRDRGLPVEVVGLGGLLDEAEVRDLVSALRMLVDPLAGTAAMRLLTGSRWRLGAADIAALWDRARELGERAFGAPESEDPTAAVAAALPGEHAEQAGLVDALDDPGNAERYSEPGYQRIRRLGRELANLRRRLEQPLPELVADVERTLLLDIESLSRPGGAGRIHLDAFADVVTDFATASPSATLPALLDYLAAAERAEDGLEPGEVEVADDRVQVLTVHAAKGLEWEVVALPHLVRDVFPGKRKASSWLRAVTELPARLRGDAQDLPRLDLDRLQGMDRKEIVEALEAHDDEFEDRRLTEERRLLYVAVTRSERSLLLSGHWWAEGGDKPKGPSDFLLQLAEVVKSPDVGVVEQWSPQPPEDAPNPLAEAVRSAEWPVDPLGTRRDAVAEGANLVLAALDAVDSAAPDEEDEDGWARDVDVLLAERAAAARRRDQVRLPEHLSVSQLVELADDADALARRLRRPLPYPPNPMTRRGTAFHSWLEHRFTSTALLDFDELPGAADESATPHDDLEMLQQAFLAGSWAERTPHRVEVPFETQVEGVVVRGRMDAVFADSDGGWTVVDWKTGAVPAGDQVRALSVQLAAYRLAWSALSGAPLEKVRAAFHYVRHDRTLRPADLLDAEGLRELLRSVPAAE; this is encoded by the coding sequence GTGATCGCACCGCAGCGGATCGCGCACGCCCTCGGGCTGCATCCGCCGACGCCGGAGCAGGCCGAGGTCATCGCGGCACCGCCGGAACCGGCGCTGGTCGTCGCGGGAGCCGGCGCGGGCAAGACCGAGACGATGGCCGCCCGCGTGGTGTGGCTGGTGGCCAACCGGCTGGTCACCCCGGAGCGGGTGCTCGGCCTGACCTTCACCCGCAAGGCCGCCAGGCAGCTCGCGGACCGGGTGCGGGCGCGGCTGCGCAGGCTGGCCGGTTCCGGTCTGCTCGACGAGGTCGACCCGAGCGGTGAGCTGCGGTCGACCGTGCTGGCCGGGGAACCGACGGTGCTGACCTACCACGCTTACGCGGGCAGGCTCGTCGGCGAGCACGGGCTGCGCGTGCCGGTCGAGCCGGGCGCGCGGCTGCTCACCGAGACCGCGGCGTGGCAGCTCGCGCACCGCGTGGTGTCGACCTGGACCGAGGACCTCGACACCGACAAGGTCCCCTCCACGGTGACCGGCTACCTGCTCTCGCTGGCCGGAGAACTGGCCGAGCACCTGGTGCGGCCGGACGACCTGCGCGCCCACGCCGAAGCGCTGTGCCGGACGATCGAGAACGCGCCGAGGGCCAAGCGGCAGAAGGCCGAGCTGCCCAAGGACCTGCAGAAGGTCGTCGCGACCCAGCGCCTGCGCGTCGCGCTGCTGCCGCTGCTGGCCGAGTACGCGCAGCGCAAGCGGCGGGAGGCCGCGATGGACTTCGCCGACCAGATGTCGCTGGCCGCCGGGCTCGCCGCCGAGCACCCGGAGGTCGTGGCGGGGGAGCGCGAGCGCTTCGGCGCGGTGCTGCTCGACGAGTACCAGGACACCGGACATGCCCAGCGCGTGCTGCTGCGCTCCCTGTTCGGGCAGGGCAGGACGATGCCGGTGACGTCGGTGGGCGACCCCGCGCAGGCCATCTACGGCTGGCGCGGCGCGAGCGCGGCCAACCTGCCCCGCTTCACCACCGACTTCCCGAAGGACTCGATGGCCCCGGCGCGGCGCTACGGGCTGCTGACCAGCTTCCGCAACCCGCCCGAGGTGCTGCGGGTCGCCAACGCCGTCTCCGCGCCGCTGCGCGAAGCCGGACTGGAGGTCGAGGAGCTGCGCGCCAAGGACGGTGCGGAGGCCGGTGACATCCGCGTCGCGCTGGCCGACGACGTCCGCCAGGAGCGGGACTGGGTCGCCGACCGGATCGCTGCGCAGTGGCACGCCGCCCTCGACGAGAACGGCCGCCCGCCGACCGCGGCGGTGCTGGTGCGACGGCGCGCCGACATGGCGGACCTGGCGGCCGCGTTGCGGGATCGCGGACTTCCGGTCGAGGTGGTCGGGCTGGGCGGCCTGCTCGACGAGGCCGAGGTCCGAGACCTGGTCAGCGCGCTGCGCATGCTGGTCGACCCGCTGGCGGGAACGGCCGCGATGCGCCTGCTGACCGGGTCGCGGTGGCGGCTCGGCGCCGCCGACATCGCCGCGCTGTGGGACCGGGCGAGGGAGCTGGGCGAGCGGGCCTTCGGCGCGCCGGAGTCCGAAGACCCCACCGCCGCGGTGGCCGCGGCGCTGCCGGGCGAACATGCCGAGCAGGCCGGTCTGGTCGACGCGCTCGACGACCCGGGCAACGCCGAGCGGTACTCCGAGCCGGGCTACCAGCGCATCCGGCGGCTGGGCCGGGAACTGGCCAACCTGCGCCGCAGGCTGGAGCAGCCGCTGCCGGAGCTGGTGGCAGACGTCGAACGCACCCTGCTGCTGGACATCGAGAGCCTGTCCCGTCCGGGCGGTGCGGGCCGCATCCACCTCGACGCCTTCGCCGATGTCGTGACCGACTTCGCCACCGCGAGTCCGTCGGCGACGCTGCCCGCGCTGCTGGACTACCTCGCCGCCGCCGAACGCGCCGAGGACGGCCTGGAACCGGGCGAGGTGGAGGTCGCCGACGACCGCGTCCAGGTCCTGACGGTGCACGCCGCGAAGGGCCTGGAGTGGGAGGTCGTCGCCCTCCCGCACCTGGTTCGCGACGTCTTCCCCGGCAAGCGCAAGGCTTCCTCGTGGCTGCGTGCCGTCACCGAGCTGCCCGCGCGGCTGCGCGGGGACGCCCAGGACCTGCCGCGTCTGGACCTCGACCGGTTGCAGGGCATGGACCGCAAGGAGATCGTCGAGGCGCTGGAGGCCCACGACGACGAGTTCGAGGACCGAAGGCTCACCGAGGAGCGCAGGCTCCTCTACGTCGCGGTGACGCGCTCGGAACGGTCGCTGCTGCTCTCCGGTCACTGGTGGGCCGAAGGCGGGGACAAGCCCAAGGGGCCGTCGGACTTCCTGTTGCAGCTGGCCGAAGTCGTCAAGTCGCCCGACGTCGGCGTCGTGGAGCAGTGGTCGCCGCAGCCGCCGGAAGACGCGCCGAACCCGCTCGCCGAGGCCGTGCGCAGCGCGGAGTGGCCGGTGGATCCGCTGGGCACCCGGCGGGATGCCGTCGCGGAAGGCGCGAACCTGGTGCTCGCGGCGCTGGACGCCGTGGACTCCGCGGCGCCCGACGAGGAGGACGAGGACGGCTGGGCCCGCGACGTCGACGTGCTGCTCGCCGAACGCGCCGCCGCCGCGCGCCGCCGCGACCAGGTCCGGCTGCCCGAGCACCTGTCGGTGAGCCAGCTCGTCGAGCTCGCCGACGACGCCGACGCGCTGGCCAGAAGGCTGCGCAGGCCCCTGCCGTACCCGCCGAACCCGATGACCCGGCGCGGCACGGCTTTCCACTCCTGGCTGGAGCACCGCTTCACCTCCACCGCGCTGCTGGACTTCGACGAGCTCCCGGGCGCCGCCGACGAGTCGGCGACCCCGCACGACGACCTCGAGATGCTGCAACAGGCGTTCCTGGCCGGTTCGTGGGCCGAACGCACCCCGCACCGCGTCGAGGTGCCGTTCGAGACGCAGGTCGAGGGAGTCGTGGTCCGCGGCCGGATGGACGCGGTGTTCGCCGACTCCGACGGCGGCTGGACCGTCGTCGACTGGAAGACCGGTGCGGTGCCCGCCGGCGACCAGGTGCGCGCGCTGTCGGTCCAGCTCGCCGCCTACCGGCTGGCGTGGTCGGCGCTTTCCGGCGCACCGCTGGAAAAAGTCCGGGCCGCCTTCCACTACGTGCGCCACGACCGCACGTTGCGCCCGGCCGACCTCCTCGACGCGGAGGGGCTGCGCGAGCTGCTCCGCTCGGTGCCGGCGGCGGAATAG